From Xyrauchen texanus isolate HMW12.3.18 chromosome 9, RBS_HiC_50CHRs, whole genome shotgun sequence, the proteins below share one genomic window:
- the LOC127648624 gene encoding E3 ubiquitin-protein ligase Midline-1-like yields MAKSLELLNLGERWLENLLKCPVCDNFYDEPRQLPCGHNFCRQCLSVYYFIPLEQSHYMHCPECSMMFILTKDPTEHKCFTLCSIVEDFRKSIQDAGAAVIYCCICHTEGAIKEAVTTCLMCEVSLCDEHVHQHREVFQEHLLVEPPMDLSEMKCMNHTNLVLKYNSPLSNTSTCNTCALERKWMDQIKENLSYLGERFEIYIKSHHRGLEKIVDNSHNVLKSQTVFLRENTVPNQKTEDVYFGAVALILLLSCFCVLSTYIENNKIRSTVLTQSTQLQELFHYLSDAECFDPSTSSSTNKVHSPSTQLMNFLTLDLDSSSPFLKVSPDLMSVERVDHKLPLPSHPSRFRETPQILTHQCFSYGRHYWEVIPEGVWDVAVSYKSIKRNVKDFFGYNKNSWSLTRKFNGSLVVYHNRTQTMVSRSLDYQKVAIAIDFQEGSITFSEVGKQINLLHKFRSQLTQPVCLGFGLYKTYPPSRITIVKKIPFPMAV; encoded by the exons atggcaaaatcacTGGAGCTTCTCAATTTAGGCGAGAGATGGTTGGAGAACCTGCTTAAATGTCCTGTATGCGATAATTTCTATGACGAACCACGACAGTTGCCTTGTGGGCATAATTTCTGTAGACAGtgcctgtctgtctattattTCATTCCGCTTGAACAGTCACACTACATGCACTGTCCAGAATGCAGTATGATGTTCATATTAACTAAGGATCCAACAGAACATAAGTGTTTCACACTTTGTAGCATCGTTGAGGACTTCCGAAAATCCATTCAA GATGCAGGTGCTGCTGTTATATATTGCTGTATATGTCATACGGAAGGGGCAATTAAAGAGGCAGTGACGACGTGTTTGATGTGTGAGGTATCTCTGTGTGATGAGCATGTTCACCAGCATCGTGAAGTGTTTCAGGAACACTTGCTGGTCGAGCCACCTATGGACTTGAGTGAAATGAAATGCATGAATCACACTAATCTGGTCCTGAAATACAACAGCCCTTTGTCCAACACAAGCACCTGCAATACATGTGCATTAGAGAGAAAGTGGATGGACCAAATTAAAGAAAACTTAAGTTACCTGGGAGAACGATTTGAg ATTTATATCAAGAGTCACCATAGGGGTCTTGAAAAGATAGTAGATAACAGTCACAACGTTCTCAAGTCCCAAACTGTTTTTCTCAGAGAAAACACC GTGCCAAACCAAAAGACTGAGGATGTCTATTTTGGAGCTGTTGCTTTAATTCTGCTCTTAAGTTGCTTTTGTG tgCTAAGTACGTATATCGAAAACAACAAGATCAGAAGCACTGTACTAACTCAAAGTACACAACTGCAAGAGCTCTTCCATTACCTCTCTG ATGCTGAATGTTTTGATCCATCTACATCATCATCAACCAACAAAGTGCATAGCCCAAGCACTCAAC TGATGAATTTTTTGACCCTTGATTTGGACTCTTCAAGCCCCTTTCTCAAAGTGTCTCCGGATCTCATGTCTGTGGAGCGAGTTGATCATAAACTCCCCCTACCCTCACATCCATCCCGTTTCAGAGAGACCCCTCAGATCCTTACCCATCAATGCTTTTCCTATGGGAGGCACTACTGGGAAGTGATTCCTGAGGGAGTCTGGGATGTCGCAGTGTCCTACAAAAGCATTAAACGGAATGTCAAAGACTTTTTTGGATATAACAAGAACTCTTGGAGTCTCACGAGAAAGTTCAACGGTTCTCTTGTTGTCTACCACAACAGGACACAGACTATGGTTTCCAGGTCCTTGGACTATCAAAAGGTTGCAATAGCTATTGATTTCCAAGAGGGGTCCATCACCTTCTCAGAGGTTGGGAAGCAAATCAACCTATTGCACAAGTTCAGATCTCAGCTCACTCAACCTGTTTGCCTTGGCTTTGGATTGTACAAAACATATCCACCAAGCAGAATAACCATTGTTAAAAAAATCCCCTTTCCAATGGCTGTTTGA
- the LOC127649275 gene encoding zinc finger protein 124-like: MSESVSRFQAEVAAVLEVLLKVAVVEITKVFEGRALESHGCTVNRDPQINENVLSIPDFRAHMESALTNFTDKMVCSVGVQVEESLLSQNHAQISNSQTAFSDECMSSVRGKDCLQESTGEEGLSPSESLCKASPEVVDLQCMVDLPCAIFKENGISVGKGDGLIHDTPWTHNLKEQGTIQENDLQGLGALVESSSSSKVELEAHPFNSVLVPSAELSKNAIGQWDLGVIEVNSLPSVEKTPYIEPPQSSENATEPTNLNQASGNSAVEVRQAGSNVKKVRFQLSKTPFDCKLLRPCSVQLVNLLMFSSGIKKRTNGSSKKCFSTPKDLRAHQRVHTGRRLCCFTECGNGIWRLQGILPYGCKICGKKFKRRKILKRHERFHTGEKPYSCRKCRKTFALRKSLRRHERFHTGERPHPCPHCGKGFRLKNNLKAHLRFHTGEKPFTCSLCSKSFRIYKNLEKHKLTHSAASRA, from the exons ATGTCAGAGTCCGTGTCTAGATTTCAAGCGGAGGTGGCTGCGGTTTTGGAGGTGTTACTGAAGGTAGCCGTCGTGGAGATAACGAAAGTTTTCGAAGGACGCGCATTGGAGTCCCATGGCTGCACAGTCAACAGAGATCCTCAGATCAATGAAAATGTGCTATCTATACCTGACTTCAGGGCTCATATGGAAAGTGCATTGACTAATTTCACTGACAAAATGGTTTGTAGTGTCGGTGTGCAGGTGGAAGAGTCATTACTATCCCAAAACCACG CCCAAATCTCCAACTCCCAAACTGCATTTTCAGATGAGTGCATGTCTAGTGTGAGAGGCAAGGATTGTTTGCAGGAATCCACAGGAGAGGAGGGGCTGTCTCCCTCAGAAAGTCTCTGCAAGGCGTCCCCAGAAGTTGTGGATCTGCAATGCATGGTTGATCTTCCATGCGCCATCTTCAAAGAAAAT GGGATTTCTGTAGGGAAAGGAGATGGCTTAATTCATGATACACCATGGACCCACAACTTGAAGGAGCAAGGGACAATTCAGGAAAACG aTCTTCAAGGACTTGGTGCCCTTGTGGAGTCCTCTTCATCCTCTAAGGTAGAGCTAGAGGCTCATCCATTCAACTCTGTTCTTGTTCCCAGTGCAGAGCTTTCTAAAAATGCTATAGGCCAGTGGGACCTTGGCGTTATCGAAGTAAATTCTTTACCCTCTGTTGAAAAGACACCCTACATAGAACCACCTCAGTCCAGTGAAAACGCAACTGAGCCAACAAATCTCAACCAGGCATCAGGTAACAGTGCTGTTGAGGTTAGACAAGCAGGTTCCAATGTAAAGAAGGTGCGTTTCCAGCTTAGCAAAACGCCTTTCGATTGCAAATTGCTACGGCCTTGCTCTGTGCAACTTGTAAACCTTCTGATGTTTTCAAGTGGCATAAAGAAAAGGACAAATGGTTCAAGCAAAAAGTGCTTCTCTACACCTAAAGATCTGCGAGCCCATCAGCGTGTCCATACTGGGCGACGTCTATGCTGCTTTACAGAGTGCGGGAATGGCATTTGGCGTCTGCAGGGTATACTCCCTTATGGTTGTAAGATCTGTGGCAAAAAGTTCAAACGCAGGAAGATCCTAAAGCGACATGAGCGCTTTCACACAGGAGAAAAGCCGTATTCATGCAGAAAGTGCAGAAAAACATTTGCCCTACGGAAAAGTTTGCGAAGGCACGAAAGGTTCCACACTGGAGAGAGACCTCACCCCTGCCCTCACTGCGGAAAAGGTTTCCGTCTCAAGAACAATCTCAAGGCTCACTTGCGCTTTCACACTGGTGAAAAGCCGTTCACTTGCAGTCTGTGCTCAAAGAGCTTTAGGATCTACAAGAACCTTGAgaaacacaaactcactcactctgcAGCAAGTAGAGCTTGA